The genomic stretch CCGGTCGGCGTTGCGGCTGACCGGACGTCCTCCACACCGCTGTCCCGGCCTGCCACACCAACCGGTGGGCCGGGGCACCAGCCTGGGAAACCGCCGACGCTGCCGTTCGCGTCGGCGGTTGAGCGAGCGGACTGCGAGCACAGCTGAGGCCTGTGCCTGCCCGGTGCCGGATGCCCTGGCGCCATTCCTCGGACCTGCTCAGCTCGCACATTCAGTCTCCTACACTGCTTAGGCGTCTGAGGGTGTACCCGGCGCAGGCCGTGTGCCTGTCTGCCGGTCGGCGGGAAAGCCGTCCCTGTCCCGGCCCGCTGACCCATCACTTTCCGTTGAAGAAAAGGACCACCGCGCATGACCCCCACAGCCGGTTCTTCGCGCAACACCAAGCAGGGTGGCGCCACGGCCGCCGCCATGCGCCGTGCGGCGGTGAAGGAGCGGGCCGAAGCGGAACGACGCGCCGAGCGACGCAAGCGCCAGGTCGCCTGGTCCGGCGCGGCACTGGCCGTTCTCGTGGTCGCCGGTGGCGGGATCTACCTGGCCGCACGGGACGGTGGTTCTTCCGGCACTTCGGCCGGTTCGGGGTCGGCGCCCGTGGTGGGCGGCGATCTGCACACCGTCACCGTGATCGGCAACCGGCTGTTCGTGGGCGGCCACGCGGCGGTGGCGGTGTCCCGTGACGGTGGCAAGCAGTGGAAGGATGTCTCCTCGCTGCAGGGCGCGGACGCGATGGGCTGGGCGCAGACGCCGGACGCGGTCCTGGTGGGCGGGCATCCGGGGCTGTTCCGCTCGACCGACGGCGGGGCGACCTTCACCAAGGTCACCGGGGCGGGTGCGGTGGCCGATGCGCACGCGCTCGGCGGCAGTGGCAAGACCCTGTACGTCGGCTCCCCGGAGTCCGGGCTGATCGCCTCGACCGACGGCGGACGCAGCTGGAAGGTGCGCAACGCCCAGGCCGGGCGCTCGATGATGGGCAGCATCCTGGTCGACCCCGCCGATCCCGCCAAGCTGATCGCCCCCGACATGTCCAAAGGGATGGTGCGCAGCAGCGACGGCGGACGCACCTGGAAGTCCCTCGGCGGGCCGATGGGAGCGATGGCCGCCGCCTGGAACCCCAAGGACACCCAACAGATCATCGCCGTCGGCATGAATGGCGCCGAGCTGAGCACCGACGGCGGCGCCACCTGGAAGGTGGCCGCCCTGCCGCAGGGCGCCAGCGCCGTCGCCTACGCCCCGGACGGAAAGACCCTCTACGCGGGCGTGCTCGACGGCCAGAACGCCCGCGTCTACCGCAGCACCGACGGGGGCACCACCTGGAAGGCGACAGCGTGACGGACCCGCGGCCCGCCGCCCCCGAACGCCCCGCCACCGGTGATCTCCCGGAGTCTCCCGTCAGCGGAGACACCCCGACGCCCCGCCGGATCCCCGGGCTGCCGCTGCTGATCGCCACCGTGGTGGCGACGCTCGCGCTGGGCACCATCGGCGTACTGCGGGCGAGCGGGCCGGACGACCGGCGCGGATCGGCGACCACATCGACCACCGCCGGCACCCCGACGCCCGCGTCCACCCCACCGGCCGTCGACGTGCGGCGCATGCACAACGCGCTGCACGACATCGACGCCCGATGCCGTACGGCGGCCAGCGGCAAGGCCCGCACGGAGCTTGAGGGCGACGCCGACACAGTCACCGCCTTTGCCCGGCGCTACCCCGACGCCAGCTTCCGCGTCGACGACGAGACCGGGACCACCCTCTCCCTGCTCCTGGTCGCCCGCCAGAGCCTGCGCGACTGCGCGCCCACCGCCGCAGCACGCGTCAACCGCGCTCTCCCCCCGGAGTACCGCGGCCAGCCGTCGGCCGCGCCCTCCTGATTGGCGGCGCCACGGCCTTGGGAGCTGCTCACCGCGTTCCGGCGATCGACGAGCGACTGAAGGCGTGCAGCGGATCACTTAGGTGTCGGCGGCGGCCGTTGCGCCGTCGTCGAGAAGCAATGCGAATGCTCCGGCCGCATCCGGTCGGAGCCTTCTACCTCTCTCTGAGAACCTGGCTGATGCTGTCGGTACGTGGCGCCAGAAGTCTGACGCGGATCGGGTGTGGGCCTGCCGGGGGTCGAACATGGGGTCCGCGCGCTCCCTCGTCCGCCTTTGCCTGTCCCTCCCGTTACCTCCCCATTCCACCAAATCCGGTGTCAGAATGCATGGTTGTGACTCTCTCCGTGCCTGCCTCCGTGCCTTCCGGCGTGCTCAACCTCGATCACGAAGCCGTCGGCGCGCTCATCCGCAGGTGGCGGGAGGACTCCGGCGGTACGTATCGCTCGTGGTTCCTGTGGGAGGAGAGGACCAAGAACTTCCGGTCCATCCGGCGTGGCATCGAGCAGGTCGTGCGCGAGATGGAGGCGGACACCTTCGGAGTGGCGTACAAGGGATCGTCGCTCGAGACCGTCGTGGGGTCGATCGCCGAGCAGCGGCAGATGTTCAAGGGTGCGGACCACGCCTTCTTGTGGAAGCCGAAGCTGCGGATCCCCGACATCTACGAGGACCGGGACAACCAGCTTGCTTTCGCCCGCATGCTGGAGACGTGCCGCTGCTGCACCACGGAGGATCAGGTCCTGACCGCGATACGGGCCCTGGCCGCTCGCGGCATCAAGGGACTGGGGCCGGCGGCCGCGAACCTTCTCTACTTCCTGCACCCGACCATCGCCTCGCCGTTCAACACGGCGATCGTCAACGGCTACAACGCCCTGACCGGCGCGAAGGTCAAGCTGGGCAAGTGGGACCAGTACCTGGCCATGCGGGAGGGGATCCTGGCGCTCAACAGCGCCCACCGCGGCCTGTTGTCGAACGACCTGGGCGCGGTCGCAGGGCTCCTGTTCGACCTCGGAACCGGCCGCTACGCTCCGCCGCCTCTCAGCACCGAGGCGACCGCGGAGGCCCGAGCGGCGTGGGAGGCCGATCTGGCGCAGGTGCGCGCCGACGCCAAGGCCGAGAAGGCGCGGGCGCAGGCCGAGCGCGAGGACGTCACGCACACCGAGGTCCAGGGCTGGCTGCGTGACCTGGGCCGGGCGCTGGGATTCCAGGTCTGGATCGCGGCCAACGACCGCAACCGCCAGTACCAGGGCGCGAGGTTGGCCGACGGCTGCCTGATCAAGCTGCCACCTGCGCTCGCCGAAACGTCGGCGGCAGAGGCGATCGGTCTGATCGACGTTCTGTGGCTGGAGCCCGGGGGTAGGGTGGCCGCGGCCTTCGAGGTGGAGCACACGACCTCGATCTACTCCGGCATCGTGCGCATGCTCGACCTCGCGCTGAGCGGCGACCCCGAGGCCGCGCACGGCATGTATCTGGTCGCGCCCGATGCCCGGGAGGACGAGGTCCGCGCCCAGATCCGGCGGCCCGCTTTCAGCCGGGTCGCGGACCTGCGGGTGCGCTACCTGCCGTACGGCGAACTCCGCGCCAACCGGGAGGCCATCATGCGCTTCGGCCAGGGGCTGCACCCCGTTGAAGCCCTTGCGCGCGACCTGGGCTGAGGAGCTGTGAGGGCGAGGAGTTGAGACGAGTACGGATCGGCTCCTGGCGGCCCTTCGCGCTATCAGGATTAGCGATTGCGGGCGAGGGCGGAGCGTCGGCTCTGGCGGCCAGCCCTCTCTTCACGGCGCCTGACGGACGACGCCTGTGCCTGTCCCATGCCCAGTCGCGGAGTGTCGGTGCTCTGTTCTCTGTGTGGCGTCGTGCGGGTCACGCACGTTGCGCGCCGCCTTCGCGCGCCGAATCCCCTTGGCCGCGTGGCTGTTTGCGGCTGTTGACCGTAGTGCCCGCTCTGTTCTGTGTCCGCTAAGGAGGTTGGCGGCTTCTTTGCATGGTGGGCATGACAAAAACTTGAAAGTGGTCCTACGCTAACTCCAGTTCGATTCCCTCGAGTCGACCAGAGCCCCGTCGGCATGCCCGCCTCACACGGGTGTTTGGCATGCCGTCTCACCTGCACGGTCAGTCACCACCGCACCATCGCAAGGTAGTTCGCGATCTTGGCTGCGCCGTCGACGAAGGGGCGCACCCGGGATCGCGTGTGGCTTCCCACCCCATCAGAGGAGATCCCTCGTGCGCCTGAAGCTGCTCGCCGCTGCCGTGACCGCGGCCGCCGCCACACTGAGTCTCGCCACATCCGCCCAGGCCAGCCACTCGTGGGGCGGCTACCACTGGGCCCGCACGTCCAACCCCTTCACCCTCAAGCTCGGCGACAACCTCAGCTCCGGTTGGAAGACCTACCTGAGCACCGCGTCGAGCGACTGGTCCTCGTCCGCGGTGCTCGACACCACCGTCGTGACCGGGCAGTCGAACAGCGCTTGCCGGGCCACCAGCGGGCGCGTCGAGGTGTGCAACAGCACGTACGGCAACAACGGCTGGCTGGGCCTCGCCTCGATATCGCTGTCCAGCAGCACCCACATCAGCTCGGGCACGGTCAAGGTCAACGACACGTACTTCAACACCTCGACGTACAACACGCCGTCCTGGAGAACCATGGTGATGTGCCAGGAGGTCGGGCACACCTTCGGCCTGGACCACCAGGACACGAACCAGACCAACGCCAACCTGGGCACGTGCATGGACTACACCAACAGCCCCGACGGGCCGCCCAGCAACCTCCACCCCAACTCCCACGACTACAGCGAGCTCTCGACCATCTACTCCCACACCGACTCGTCCAGCACAGTCGGCCTGGCCGCAGCCGTACCGGCGGTCGGCAACAGCAAGAAGAGCTGGGGCAAGCGCGTGGAGCACTCCGCCTCGACGGGCGTCGACACGTACGTCCGTGACTTCGGCAAGGGCAACGCCGTGATCACCTACGTGTTCTGGGCGAGCTGACGCCCAACCGGCGGTGCGAGACGGCCGGAGTGATCCGGCCGTCTTCCGCCCCCGGTCTCATACCGGGACCTGGACAGCCGCGCCGATGCCGATGCGGTCGGCGACCATCTGCCGGAAGTGGGAGCACTGCGTGAAGTCCTCGTGGCCGCAGTCCAGGGCGCATTCGATGAGTTCGAGCGAGGCCCTTGCGGCGGCGATGCGGAAGCGCAGAGCCGCGGCCTCCTGCCGCAGGATGTCCCGGCGTACGGCGGGTTCGGCGGTGGCGGCCACGGACCGGATGGTGTCCAGCGACAGGCCGGCCTCCTTGGCGCGGAGAATGACCGCCACGCGAGTGAGGTCGGCGGTGCGGTAGCGGCGCCGGCCGGCGGTATCGCGCACGGGAGTCAGCAGACCCATCGTCTCCCAGTGGCGCAGGACATGGGTGGCCAGACCGAAACGCTCCGCGACGGCGCCGATGCTCAAGGTCTCGTCCTCGCCGCTTGACTTCATGCCGACATTAAGCCGCAGCCTGGCAGTCATGTCCAAGGAGCAGGAAACGGAACACGCGGCGGATGAACTCATCGCACTGCTCGATGCGGCCGACCGGCTGCCTGGCGTGGC from Streptomyces mirabilis encodes the following:
- a CDS encoding WD40/YVTN/BNR-like repeat-containing protein — translated: MTPTAGSSRNTKQGGATAAAMRRAAVKERAEAERRAERRKRQVAWSGAALAVLVVAGGGIYLAARDGGSSGTSAGSGSAPVVGGDLHTVTVIGNRLFVGGHAAVAVSRDGGKQWKDVSSLQGADAMGWAQTPDAVLVGGHPGLFRSTDGGATFTKVTGAGAVADAHALGGSGKTLYVGSPESGLIASTDGGRSWKVRNAQAGRSMMGSILVDPADPAKLIAPDMSKGMVRSSDGGRTWKSLGGPMGAMAAAWNPKDTQQIIAVGMNGAELSTDGGATWKVAALPQGASAVAYAPDGKTLYAGVLDGQNARVYRSTDGGTTWKATA
- a CDS encoding type II restriction endonuclease is translated as MVVTLSVPASVPSGVLNLDHEAVGALIRRWREDSGGTYRSWFLWEERTKNFRSIRRGIEQVVREMEADTFGVAYKGSSLETVVGSIAEQRQMFKGADHAFLWKPKLRIPDIYEDRDNQLAFARMLETCRCCTTEDQVLTAIRALAARGIKGLGPAAANLLYFLHPTIASPFNTAIVNGYNALTGAKVKLGKWDQYLAMREGILALNSAHRGLLSNDLGAVAGLLFDLGTGRYAPPPLSTEATAEARAAWEADLAQVRADAKAEKARAQAEREDVTHTEVQGWLRDLGRALGFQVWIAANDRNRQYQGARLADGCLIKLPPALAETSAAEAIGLIDVLWLEPGGRVAAAFEVEHTTSIYSGIVRMLDLALSGDPEAAHGMYLVAPDAREDEVRAQIRRPAFSRVADLRVRYLPYGELRANREAIMRFGQGLHPVEALARDLG
- a CDS encoding MerR family transcriptional regulator, which encodes MKSSGEDETLSIGAVAERFGLATHVLRHWETMGLLTPVRDTAGRRRYRTADLTRVAVILRAKEAGLSLDTIRSVAATAEPAVRRDILRQEAAALRFRIAAARASLELIECALDCGHEDFTQCSHFRQMVADRIGIGAAVQVPV